In Nocardioides sp. JS614, the sequence CGCCCGGGCGACCCGGGAGTCGCCGTCGCTGAGCCTGGGGGTGAGCCCCCGCGGCGCCACCGCGCTGCTGCGCTCGGCCCGGGCCTGGGCATGGCTGACCGGCCGGGACTTCGTGACGCCCGACGACGTCAAGGCGCTGGCGCACGCGACGCTCGTGCACCGCCTCGGGCTGCGACCCGAGGCCGAGCTCGAGGGCGTCGACGTCGGCCAGGTGCTCGCGTCCGCCCTCGGGTCGGTGCCGGTCCCGAGGTAGAGGAGCGTCGATGGCGATCTCCGGCCGGGTCCCGCTGCTGCTGCTCCTCGGGGTAGCGGCCGTGCTGCTGCGCCCGGGGATGGGGACGGTCTGGCTGTGGGTGCTCGCGGTCGCGCTCCTGGTGGCCGCCGACCTGCTGCTGGCGCCCGCACCCGAGCGGCTCTCCTTCGAGCGGCCGGCGGTCGGGACGGTGCTTCTGGGGCAGCCGACCGAGACCCGGCTGGTCGCGTGCAACGTGTCGCGACGCCGGGTCCGGGGCACCCTGCGGGACGCGTGGCAGCCGTCGGCCGGCGCGACCGGCAACCGGCACCGGCTCGCCCTCGGGCCGGGTGACCGGGTGGAGCTGCGCACGGCACTGCTGCCGGTGCGGCGGGGGGACCTGCGCGCCCTGGGCGTCACCGTGCGCCTGCGGGGTCCGCTGGGGCTGGCCGCGCGCCAACGCACCCGCGTCGTCGACGGGGCGGTCCGCTCGCTGCCGCCGTTCGACTCCCGCAAGCACCTGCCCAGCAGGCTGGCCCGGCTGCGGGACCTGGACGGCCGCGCCGCGGTGCGGGTGCGCGGCGCCGGCACCGAGTTCGACTCGCTGCGCGAGTACGTGCGCGGCGACGACGTACGCTCCATCGACTGGCGCGCGAGCGCGCGCAACCGTGCGGTCGTGGTCCGCACCTGGCAGCCCGAGCGCGACCGTCGAGTGGTGCTCGTGCTCGACACCTCACGGACCTCGGCCGGACGGGTCGGCGACGTCCCCCGCCTCGACTCCGCGATGGACGCCGCCTTGCTGCTCGCGGCGCTCGCCGCCCGGGCCGGCGACCGCGTCGACTTCGTGGCCGGCGACCGTCGGGTCCGGGCCCGGCTCCGCTCCGCCGGCGCCCGCGACGTCGCCGCGCGGCTCCAGGACGCCATGGCCGACCTCGAGCCGCTGATCGCCGAGGCCGACTGGGACTCGCTCGCCGGCGCGGTCACCGCGCTGGGCCGCCAGCGCGCGCTGGTCGTCCTCCTCACCCCGCTCGAGCCGGCGGCGGTCGAGGAGGGACTGCTCCCCGTCCTGCCGACGCTCACCAAGCACCACCGGGTGGTGCTCGCCTCGGTCCGCGACCCCGCGCTGGAGCAGCTCGCCGCCGCGCGCGGCACCCTCGACGAGGTGTACGACGCCGCCGCGGCCGAGCAGGTCCTCGGCCGGCGCCGCCGTACCGCCGGGCTGCTGCGCACGCTCGGCGTGGACGTGGTGGACGCCGACGCCGAGCAGCTGCCGCCCGCCCTGGCCGACCACTACCTGAGCCTCAAGGCGCGCGGGCTGCTCTGATCGGCGCGGCGGTGGTGGACGGTTTCCCCGGTTAACCGGGGAAACCGGAACTGTTGGGCCGAAACTTCGGGCCAGAAGTTCCAACATCCCCGGTGAACCGGGGAAACCGACCCCGGCGCTCAGGCCTCGCTGGTGACCCGGTCCTCGAGGAGGGCGGGGTCGAGGTCGCCGGTGTGGCCACGACGGACGGCGTCGCGGCCGAGCACGAACACGTAGGAGAGGAACACCGCCTCGGCGAGGACGCCGATGCCGACGCGGGCCCAGGTCGGCAGGCCGGAGGGAGTCACGAACGCCTCGATCAGGCCGCTGACGAGCAGCACGGCGACCAGGCCGAGGGCGACGGTGCCGGCGGTGCGGCCCTCCCGCGCCAGCGCCTGGGTACGGGTCAGCGGACCGGGCTCCACCCAGGACCAGAACAGCCGCAGGCCGACGCCGCCGGCGACGAACACCGCGGTCAGCTCGAGCAGCCCGTGGGGCAGGATCAGCCCCCAGAAGTGCGCACCGTGGTCATGGCGGATCATGATCGAGCCGATGATCGCGAGGTTCGCGATGTTCTGGAACAGCAGGTAGACGACCGGGACGCCGAGCACCCCCAGCGCCAGGCACAGCGCGGCGACCCAGGCGTTGTTGACCCAGACCTGGGCGGCGAAGTGACTCGCGGCGTACTCGCTGTAGTAGTCCTCGAAGTCGTGGGCGACCAACTGGTCGACCTGCTCGGGTGAGAGCAGGCTCTGCTCGACCGCCGGGTGGTCCAGCAACCACAGCATCATCACGGCGGTCACCGCGACGTTGGCCGCGAGCGTGCCGAGCCACCACCAGCGCAGCCGGTACAGCGCGGCCGGGAACCGGTCGACGAAGAAGAGGCGGACGCCGCGCCAGGTGCTCGTGCGGGTGCCCGTGGCCCGGTTGCGGGCCCGGGAGAGCAGGGCCGAGAGGTGGGCGACGACGGTGGCGTCCGGCGCGGAGGTGCGTACGACCGAGAGATGGGTGGCGACCCGCTGATAGCGCTCGACGAGCTCGTCGGCCTCGGCGCCCGTGAGCCGATGCTTGCGGGTCAGCTCCTCGAGCCGGCGCCACTCCGACGCGTGCGCGCCGACGTACGCGTCGAGGTCCATGACCAGGAGCCTAGGCTCCCCGCGCCGGGCCCCGGCCGCTCCTACACTGGGCGCCGATGGCGCCCCCCGAGTTCGCGACGCTCACCACCGACGACCTGGTCACCGGCGAGGCGGTCGCGCTCGACCTCCCGCCCGCGGGCCTCGGCCTGCGGATCGCCTCCGGCCTGGTCGACGTGCTCGTCACCGCCGGCGTCCTGGTCGCGCTGGTCCTCGGCCTGGTGATCGCCGCCCTCCAGGCGGACGAGGCGCTGCTCCAGGTCGCGATGCTGGCCGCCGTGATCGTCGCCTTCGTGGGTTTCCCGACCGCGCTGGAGACGCTGAGCGGCGGTCGCTCCCTGGGCAAGCTGGCGTTCGGGCTGCGCACGGTGCGCGACGACGCGGGGCCGATCTCCTTCCAGCACGCGTTCGTCCGGGCCCTGGTCGGCGTCGTCGAGATCTACCTGTTCTTCGGCGGGCCCGCGTTCTTCTCGGCGCTGCTGAGCGTCCGCGGCAAGCGGCTCGGCGACTTCGCCGCCGGGACGTACGTCGTCCGTGAGCGGGTCAAGCTGCAGCTCGGCCCGCCCGCGGCGATGCCGCCGCAGCTGGCGCGCTGGGCGGCCGGCGCCGACCTCGCCGCGCTGCCGACCGGCCTGGCCCTGGCCGTGCGCCAGTTCCTCGCGCGGCTCCCGCAGATCGACCCGGCTTCGCGGGCGAGCATCGGCGGCCGGCTGGCCGCGGCCGTCGAGGAGTACGTCGCCCCCGCGCCACCAGCGGGCACCCCACCCGAGGCGTTCCTCGCCGCGGTCGTGGCGGCCCGGCGCGACCGCGACGCGGCCCGGCTGGCGCGGCAGGCGGAGCTGCGCCGGCGGCTGACCCGCGACCGCTGAGCCCGCGGTCCCGGGCGAAGGTCACGGAACGTGACCACCGGCGGGCCCAAGGTCAACCGGTTCTGCTGTCCTTGGTCCCTCCCCCGCACCCGGGGGCGCGCCCACGATGGGCCCGTGCCGGCAGCATCCCGTTGCCGGCAGCGCATGGAGATCGTCCGGCTCCCCGACCCGGTCGCGGCGGAACCACGCCCGGTTGTGGGAGCGTTCCCATAGAAACGCGATGCGTGTTACGGAAACGTTACGGCTGGTCCTTGACGGGAGGGAGCGTAAACGTTTACATCGTGTTCGACGGAGCGGGTTTCGGGCACGCGGACCCAGGACGGACCTGCTGACAACGCAGAGAGGAAAGCACGCATGCGATCACGCAAGACGCGCCGGGGGATGGCAGTCGCTGCCGCTCTCGTGAGCGCAGGACTCGTTCTCGCCGGCTGTGGCGGGAGCGACGACGGTGGTAGTGGCGAGGCCAGCGGCAAGTCGCCGGGCGAGGGCAAGGCCGAGTGCGAGCAGCTCACGCAGTTCGGTGACCTGACCGGCAAGGACGTCACGGTCTACACCTCGATCGTGGCGCCCGAGGACAAGCCCCACATCGACTCCTGGAAGGTCTTCGAGGACTGCACCGGCGCCGATGTGAAGTACGAGGGCTCGAAGGAGTTCGAGACCCAGCTGCAGGTGCGCGTCCAGTCGGGCAACCCGCCGGACATCGCGTACGTCCCGCAGCCCGGCCTGCTCCAGACCCTGGTCGGCACCGGCAAGGTCGTCGAGGCCCCCGACACGGTCTCGGCCAACGTCGACAAGTGGTTCGGTGAGGACTGGCGCTCGTACGGCAGCGTGGACGGCAAGCTGTACGCCGCCCCGCTGGGCGCGAACGTGAAGTCCTTCGTGTGGTACTCCCCCAAGATGTTCGCCGAGAACGGCTGGGAGATCCCGACGACGTGGGACGACATGCTCGCCCTGTCCGACACGATCACCGCGACCGGCATCAAGCCGTGGTGCGCGGGCATCGAGTCCGGCGAGGCCACCGGCTGGCCGGCCACCGACTGGCTCGAGGACGTGCTGCTCCGCTCGGTCGGTCCGGACGTCTACGACCAGTGGGTCGCCCACGAGATCCCCTTCAACGACCCCGCGGTCGTCGAGAGCCTCGACAACGTCGGCGCGATCCTGAAGAACGACAAGTACGTCAACGGCGGCATCGGTGACGTCAGCTCGATCGCCACGACCGCGTTCCAGGACGGCGGCCTGCCGATCCTCGACGGCAAGTGCGCCCTGCACCGCCAGGCGAGCTTCTACGCCGCCAACTGGCCCGAGGGCACCGACGTCTCGGAGAACGGCGACGTGTTCGCGTTCTACCTGCCGGCCATGGGCGACGAGTTCGGCAACCCGGTCCTCGGCGGCGGCGAGTTCGTCGCAGCGTTCTCGGACGCGATCGAGGTCCAGGCCTTCCAGACCTACCTGTCCAGCGACCAGTGGGCCAACGAGAAGGCCAAGGCCACCCCGAACGGCGGCTGGGTCAGCGCGAACAAGGGCCTGGACATCGCCAACCTGGCGAGCCCGGTCGACAAGCTCTCCGGCGAGATCCTGCAGGACCCGGACGCGGTCTTCCGCTTCGACGGGTCCGACATGATGCCGGGTGAGGTCGGCGCTGGTTCGTTCTGGAAGGAAATGACCAACTGGATCACCGGCGAGAGCACCCAGGACGCGCTCGACAAGATCGAGGCCTCCTGGCCGTGACGGAGCTCCTCCCCGCCGGTCGCTGACCGGCGGGGAGGAACCGCTCTCGGCTCCATCTGCCAGGCCGCGACACCCCTGTCCCCCCGCGGGGCGGGTGTCGCGGCCCGGCCCGTCTCCACCACCACCTCACCGTCCGCCCGGCCGCCGAGCCGCCGCTCGCCGGCCCGAGTCCATCGGGAGTGCCTGTATGTCCACAGGTGAGAAGTTCATCCAGATGGTGATCGCGATCGCGGTGTTCTTCGCCGTGGTCGCGGTCATCTTGCTGCTCACCCAGCGGCTCCGGTCCCGCCGGGGCGAGCTGGTGCAGTCGGCGGCGTTCGTGCTGCCGGCGATCGCCCTGATCGGCGTCGGCCTGCTGTACCCCGCGGTCACGACGATCTACCAGTCGTTCCTGGACCGCACCGGCGACGCCGGGGTCGGGTTCGACAACTACAAGACCATCTTCACCGACGCCGACCAGCTCATCGTGCTGCGCAACACCGCGGCCTGGGTGATCCTGGTGCCGATCCTGTCCACGGTCATCGGCCTCGTGTACGCCGTGCTCGTGGACCGGTCCCGCTTCGAGAAGGTCGCGAAGGCGCTGATCTTCCTGCCGATGGCGATCTCGCTGGTCGGCGCCTCGATCATCTGGCGGTTCGTCTACGACTACCACGACAAGAGCCAGACCCAGATCGGCATCGCGAACGCCGTCCTCAAGGGGCTGGGCTTCGACACCTACAAGTTCATCCTCAACGATCCCTGGAACACGGTCTTCCTGATCGTCGTGATGATCTGGGTGCAGGCCGGCTTCGCGATGGTGATCCTCTCGGCCTCGATCAAGGCCATCCCCGACGACATCGTCGAGGCCGCCCGGCTCGACGGTGTGGGCGGGTTCCGGATGTTCCGCTACATCACCGTGCCGAGCATCCGCCCGTCCCTGATCGTCGTGCTCACCACGATCAGCATCACCACGCTGAAGGCCTTCGACATCGTGCGGACGATGACCGGCGGCAACTTCGACACCAGCGTGCTGGCCTACCAGTTCTACCGGGAGTACTTCGTCTCCGCGAACCAGGGCCTGGCCACGGCGATCGCGACGCTGATCTTCGTCCTGGTCATGCCGATCGTCATCTACAACGTCCGTCAGATGCGCAAGCTGGAGGCACGATGAACCACCCCACGCAACCGCTCGCTGCGCTCGCGCTTCCGGGGGGCCACCGATGAGCACCGCCGTCCCCGAGCAGAAGGGCGTCGAGGCCGTGGTGGCCCAGGAGCCCGTGACCGCCACCGCCAAGCGTGCGCTGAGCTCGCCGTGGGCATCGCTCGCGGCGATCATCATCGCCGTCCTGTGGACCATCCCGACCTTCGGCCTGCTGGTGACCTCGTTCCGGCCCGAGTCCGCGATCACGACCAGCGGCTGGTGGACGGCACTGTGGAACGGCGGCTGGACAC encodes:
- a CDS encoding DUF58 domain-containing protein; protein product: MAISGRVPLLLLLGVAAVLLRPGMGTVWLWVLAVALLVAADLLLAPAPERLSFERPAVGTVLLGQPTETRLVACNVSRRRVRGTLRDAWQPSAGATGNRHRLALGPGDRVELRTALLPVRRGDLRALGVTVRLRGPLGLAARQRTRVVDGAVRSLPPFDSRKHLPSRLARLRDLDGRAAVRVRGAGTEFDSLREYVRGDDVRSIDWRASARNRAVVVRTWQPERDRRVVLVLDTSRTSAGRVGDVPRLDSAMDAALLLAALAARAGDRVDFVAGDRRVRARLRSAGARDVAARLQDAMADLEPLIAEADWDSLAGAVTALGRQRALVVLLTPLEPAAVEEGLLPVLPTLTKHHRVVLASVRDPALEQLAAARGTLDEVYDAAAAEQVLGRRRRTAGLLRTLGVDVVDADAEQLPPALADHYLSLKARGLL
- a CDS encoding stage II sporulation protein M; its protein translation is MDLDAYVGAHASEWRRLEELTRKHRLTGAEADELVERYQRVATHLSVVRTSAPDATVVAHLSALLSRARNRATGTRTSTWRGVRLFFVDRFPAALYRLRWWWLGTLAANVAVTAVMMLWLLDHPAVEQSLLSPEQVDQLVAHDFEDYYSEYAASHFAAQVWVNNAWVAALCLALGVLGVPVVYLLFQNIANLAIIGSIMIRHDHGAHFWGLILPHGLLELTAVFVAGGVGLRLFWSWVEPGPLTRTQALAREGRTAGTVALGLVAVLLVSGLIEAFVTPSGLPTWARVGIGVLAEAVFLSYVFVLGRDAVRRGHTGDLDPALLEDRVTSEA
- a CDS encoding RDD family protein — translated: MAPPEFATLTTDDLVTGEAVALDLPPAGLGLRIASGLVDVLVTAGVLVALVLGLVIAALQADEALLQVAMLAAVIVAFVGFPTALETLSGGRSLGKLAFGLRTVRDDAGPISFQHAFVRALVGVVEIYLFFGGPAFFSALLSVRGKRLGDFAAGTYVVRERVKLQLGPPAAMPPQLARWAAGADLAALPTGLALAVRQFLARLPQIDPASRASIGGRLAAAVEEYVAPAPPAGTPPEAFLAAVVAARRDRDAARLARQAELRRRLTRDR
- a CDS encoding ABC transporter substrate-binding protein, which produces MRSRKTRRGMAVAAALVSAGLVLAGCGGSDDGGSGEASGKSPGEGKAECEQLTQFGDLTGKDVTVYTSIVAPEDKPHIDSWKVFEDCTGADVKYEGSKEFETQLQVRVQSGNPPDIAYVPQPGLLQTLVGTGKVVEAPDTVSANVDKWFGEDWRSYGSVDGKLYAAPLGANVKSFVWYSPKMFAENGWEIPTTWDDMLALSDTITATGIKPWCAGIESGEATGWPATDWLEDVLLRSVGPDVYDQWVAHEIPFNDPAVVESLDNVGAILKNDKYVNGGIGDVSSIATTAFQDGGLPILDGKCALHRQASFYAANWPEGTDVSENGDVFAFYLPAMGDEFGNPVLGGGEFVAAFSDAIEVQAFQTYLSSDQWANEKAKATPNGGWVSANKGLDIANLASPVDKLSGEILQDPDAVFRFDGSDMMPGEVGAGSFWKEMTNWITGESTQDALDKIEASWP
- a CDS encoding carbohydrate ABC transporter permease, with amino-acid sequence MSTGEKFIQMVIAIAVFFAVVAVILLLTQRLRSRRGELVQSAAFVLPAIALIGVGLLYPAVTTIYQSFLDRTGDAGVGFDNYKTIFTDADQLIVLRNTAAWVILVPILSTVIGLVYAVLVDRSRFEKVAKALIFLPMAISLVGASIIWRFVYDYHDKSQTQIGIANAVLKGLGFDTYKFILNDPWNTVFLIVVMIWVQAGFAMVILSASIKAIPDDIVEAARLDGVGGFRMFRYITVPSIRPSLIVVLTTISITTLKAFDIVRTMTGGNFDTSVLAYQFYREYFVSANQGLATAIATLIFVLVMPIVIYNVRQMRKLEAR